The following proteins are encoded in a genomic region of Mercenaria mercenaria strain notata unplaced genomic scaffold, MADL_Memer_1 contig_838, whole genome shotgun sequence:
- the LOC123553401 gene encoding uncharacterized protein LOC123553401: MLASALIIVRRRTSPKSVPDIMEERSSAFANQINTDSTTGSEIAVYERGGLNSSEYQYADITLDNAQPKDLGNCYGTKKADNPGQNNMPENMKAYSHLEIKPNIFKDTTYSHISETSRGKLNSESSSSAYSQVSRVNVSKQINKMTEEPDDEYDKLQNTKRKTISEKNVQENNGDSKYDHVVAGASNGKKNNH, translated from the exons ATGTTAGCTTCAGCCTTGATTATAGTTCGCAG ACGTACAAGTCCTAAAAGTGTTCCGGATATCATGGAGGAAAGAAGTTCGGCTTTTGCAAATCAGATTAATACCGACTCCACCACCGGGTCTGAAATTGCAGTTTACGAACGCGGCGGTCTGAATTCATCTGAATATCAATATGCTGATATCACTTTAGACAACGCACAGCCAAAAGATCTTGGGAATTGTTACGGCACTAAAAAAGCAGACAACCCAGGGCAAAATAACATGCCGGAAAACATGAAAGCCTACAGTCATTTAGAGATTAAGCCGAATATATTCAAGGACACCACTTATTCACACATATCAGAAACCAGTCGAGGGAAACTCAATTCAGAATCAAGCAGTTCTGCCTACTCACAAGTTTCCAGAGTCAATGTTTCaaagcaaataaataaaatgaccgAGGAGCCTGACGACGAATATGACAAGCTGCAAAACACTAAGCGGAAAACCATATCAGAAAAGAACGTTCAAGAGAATAATGGAGACTCAAAGTATGATCATGTGGTCGCAGGTGCAAGTAATGGCAAGAAGAACAATCATTAA